A window of the Microbacterium sp. LWH13-1.2 genome harbors these coding sequences:
- a CDS encoding 2'-5' RNA ligase family protein, whose translation MRRPFMSSPTQLASLEGQQYLVLRPTRAVSDVYRAEQRSALGRMDAPHPHTEHVTLRAFHEPERREEVLSLIREWAVAQRPIEVVAEAVDVFPTPWQIVILRLTRTPSLVSAYANLSTALEATDFRRLDERSTAEWTFHLSVIYAKTLSTAAWTELSHKSRRSLSKRPAETISEAEFVWYEDGVEHSEVIPFGLRSFR comes from the coding sequence ATGCGCCGCCCCTTCATGTCCTCGCCCACCCAGCTCGCTTCGCTGGAAGGGCAGCAGTACCTCGTGCTGCGCCCGACGAGGGCCGTCTCCGACGTCTACCGCGCCGAGCAGAGGTCCGCGCTCGGCCGGATGGACGCCCCGCACCCGCACACCGAGCACGTCACGCTCCGCGCCTTCCACGAACCCGAGCGACGCGAAGAGGTACTCTCGCTGATCCGTGAATGGGCGGTGGCACAGCGTCCGATCGAGGTCGTCGCCGAGGCCGTCGATGTGTTCCCGACGCCGTGGCAGATCGTGATCCTGCGGCTGACGCGCACGCCGTCACTGGTGTCTGCGTACGCGAATCTCAGCACGGCGCTGGAAGCCACCGACTTCCGTCGCCTCGATGAGCGCAGCACGGCGGAGTGGACGTTCCATCTGTCCGTGATCTACGCGAAGACCCTGTCGACCGCGGCCTGGACAGAGCTGTCGCACAAGTCGCGCCGCTCGCTCAGCAAGCGCCCCGCAGAAACCATCTCCGAAGCGGAGTTCGTCTGGTACGAGGACGGCGTCGAGCACTCCGAGGTGATCCCGTTCGGACTGCGTTCGTTCCGCTGA
- a CDS encoding YhgE/Pip family protein, translating into MTLPIERARSRKPITWLTVLGILLLPAAVGGILVAALQNPTERLDSMTAAIVNLDEPVEIDGQLTPLGRQLASGLVEGSDELDSNLTWVISNEDDAAEGLADGSYQAVITIPEEFSAAATSAGQAISDGGGEAEQATIQVTTPDDGLVADDLITSQIANVAASSMGTLLSEATTENILVGFTTIGDQIGEAADGAVKLASGARDAATGAAAIPGGATQLASGAAELGTGASSLASGLDTLASKTREAAGGATTLGQGLTSGAAELQSRAAGAQRVATGSAGVAAGLNRLSSECVASGAAQAYCDQIAALSAGATETDAGVQQLAALPSTIATQMGQAGAGATTLADGLNQLATQGLDESAAGARALSSGAGQLSSGATELATGATELSTGLDTLATGTGDLAGGLRTAADSLPSFSDSESTSIASVIADPVASKGADGATIFGPTAIPLLAAVVLWFGALASFMVLRAYTARTLTSRRSSAGLALRAFAPAAAIGAAQGLLVSLIVQIVASYDAGTWWAFAGIAVLAGIVFAAVNQALVAVFGGIGRWISALVGVLAIATGLISTVPGWLADLGAALPTAPAFTGLIAANGGAAAGLVVWGVLSLIATTVVVALRRTTSAKAALATA; encoded by the coding sequence ATGACCCTCCCCATCGAGCGCGCCCGTTCGCGCAAACCCATCACCTGGCTGACCGTCCTCGGCATCCTTCTGTTGCCGGCTGCAGTCGGCGGCATCCTCGTCGCCGCACTGCAGAATCCGACCGAGCGCCTGGACTCGATGACGGCGGCGATCGTCAACCTCGACGAACCGGTCGAGATCGACGGGCAGCTCACGCCCCTCGGTCGCCAGCTCGCGTCGGGGCTCGTCGAGGGTTCCGACGAACTGGACTCGAACCTCACCTGGGTGATCTCGAACGAGGATGACGCGGCCGAGGGGCTCGCGGACGGCTCGTACCAGGCGGTCATCACGATCCCCGAGGAGTTCTCCGCAGCCGCGACCTCCGCCGGCCAGGCGATCTCGGACGGCGGCGGCGAAGCTGAGCAGGCCACGATCCAGGTCACGACGCCCGACGACGGCCTGGTCGCTGACGACCTGATCACCAGCCAGATCGCGAACGTCGCGGCCTCGAGCATGGGCACGCTGCTGTCCGAGGCGACGACCGAGAACATCCTCGTCGGCTTCACCACGATCGGCGACCAGATCGGCGAGGCCGCAGACGGTGCCGTGAAACTCGCCAGCGGCGCGCGGGATGCCGCAACCGGTGCCGCGGCGATCCCCGGCGGTGCCACGCAATTGGCGTCAGGAGCTGCCGAGCTGGGCACAGGCGCGTCATCGCTCGCATCCGGTCTCGACACGCTCGCCTCGAAGACGCGCGAGGCCGCGGGCGGAGCCACGACTCTCGGCCAGGGACTCACCTCGGGCGCCGCCGAGTTGCAGAGCCGCGCGGCCGGCGCGCAACGGGTCGCAACCGGTTCCGCAGGCGTCGCCGCGGGCCTGAACAGGCTCTCGAGCGAGTGCGTGGCGAGTGGGGCGGCTCAGGCGTACTGCGACCAGATCGCCGCGCTGTCGGCCGGCGCGACGGAGACGGACGCCGGAGTACAGCAGCTCGCGGCTCTGCCGTCCACCATCGCCACCCAGATGGGCCAGGCCGGAGCCGGCGCGACCACCCTCGCCGACGGCCTGAACCAGCTCGCAACCCAGGGACTCGACGAGTCCGCCGCCGGTGCACGCGCGCTGTCGAGCGGAGCGGGTCAGCTCTCCAGCGGAGCGACCGAGCTCGCGACCGGCGCCACGGAGCTCTCGACCGGACTCGACACCCTCGCGACCGGCACCGGTGACCTCGCCGGCGGCCTGCGCACGGCGGCCGACTCACTCCCCTCGTTCAGCGACTCGGAGTCGACCTCGATCGCGTCCGTGATCGCCGACCCGGTCGCGTCGAAGGGCGCCGACGGAGCGACGATCTTCGGGCCCACCGCCATCCCGCTGCTCGCCGCGGTCGTGCTGTGGTTCGGCGCTCTCGCCTCGTTCATGGTCCTGCGCGCCTACACCGCCCGCACCCTGACGTCTCGTCGGTCGTCGGCCGGACTCGCTCTGCGCGCCTTCGCACCCGCCGCCGCGATCGGTGCGGCCCAGGGTCTGCTGGTGTCGCTGATCGTGCAGATCGTGGCGAGCTACGACGCCGGCACCTGGTGGGCGTTCGCCGGCATCGCCGTGCTGGCGGGCATCGTGTTCGCCGCCGTCAACCAGGCGCTGGTGGCGGTGTTCGGCGGTATCGGCCGCTGGATCAGCGCTCTCGTCGGCGTCCTCGCCATCGCGACGGGTCTGATCTCGACGGTGCCCGGATGGCTCGCCGACCTCGGCGCGGCTCTCCCGACCGCCCCCGCGTTCACCGGCCTCATCGCCGCGAACGGAGGCGCCGCCGCAGGGCTCGTCGTGTGGGGTGTGCTGTCGCTCATCGCGACCACCGTCGTTGTGGCGCTGCGGCGCACAACCTCGGCCAAGGCGGCACTCGCGACCGCATGA
- a CDS encoding efflux RND transporter permease subunit encodes MSTLLSSLGRWSYRHPWRVLVSWLLALGIAGAGALVLGAGTDNSFSIPGTESQAGLEQLNRSFPAVSGTSAQIIVVAADGDPITDDPYRDDIENAVAELADLDDSVLSATSPFDEMVSGMINDDETAGIIRLQFDGQASDVSDETQDDLRAVVADLADGLPAGSQTALGGDLFATSIPGVTLTEAVGLLIALLVLIVTFRSFVVAGLPLLTAILGVGISMAGIFAATAFATVSSTTPLLALMLGLAVGIDYALFIMARHQDQVREGVDPEESTARAVGTAGSAVVFAGVTVLIALIGLGFAGIPFLTTMGIAASAAVAVAVAIAVTLTPALLGFMKGRVAGRPRTAPKAKEGKPAPAPRRRFSERWVTGVTTRPILVSLAVVIGLGIVAVPALSLNLALPNAGVLPKDSEARQSYDLVGEEFGPGFNGPLILTGTIVTSTDPLTLMDDLGDAVAKIDGVKEVALSTPNETADTGIVQIIPETAADDPATADLVRELRSHHDEWLDEFGIDLKVTGFTAVGIDISDQLGNALLPFGIFVIGLSLILLTIVFRSLWVPITAAAGYLLSIVAGFGVVGAVFEWGWFADALHVAKVGPIISFMPIILMGVLFGLAMDYQVFLVSRMREDFVHDPEGRSPDRATRRAAALRAVRTGFTGSAKVVTAAGLIMFAVFVAFVPEGDSSLKPIALGLAAGIAIDAFLVRMTLIPALMAILGERAWEIPAWLERILPSVDIEGEAVERERHLAAWPGDGSVVAADDLVLADAGIDGLHLRLAPGAAAVLTGSSTGALRALSLAVAGRVTPDDGRLRVAGHLLPGRAAWVRSHVGAVMAADSGDLSADLSEALRGRPALVMIDGVDRLSRPERDQLAARLRDARSSTAVLLTALAPEIALDVLTDAGRSPADVIDIDAPTALSPASRGADESSESTEVNA; translated from the coding sequence GTGTCCACACTCCTGTCCTCGCTCGGTCGCTGGTCCTACCGGCATCCCTGGCGTGTCCTCGTCTCCTGGCTCCTCGCGCTCGGCATCGCCGGTGCGGGTGCACTCGTTCTCGGAGCGGGCACCGACAACTCCTTCTCGATCCCCGGAACCGAGTCGCAGGCGGGCCTCGAGCAGCTCAACCGCTCGTTCCCGGCAGTGAGTGGAACCAGCGCGCAGATCATCGTGGTGGCGGCCGACGGCGACCCGATCACCGACGACCCGTATCGGGATGACATCGAGAATGCCGTTGCCGAGCTCGCGGATCTCGACGACTCCGTACTGTCGGCCACCTCCCCGTTCGACGAGATGGTCAGCGGCATGATCAACGACGACGAGACCGCCGGGATCATCCGCCTGCAGTTCGACGGCCAGGCGAGCGATGTCTCGGACGAGACGCAGGACGACCTCCGAGCCGTCGTCGCCGACCTCGCAGACGGGCTCCCGGCCGGCTCCCAGACCGCGCTCGGCGGCGACCTCTTCGCGACGTCCATCCCCGGCGTGACCCTCACCGAGGCCGTCGGGCTCCTGATCGCCCTGCTGGTGCTGATCGTGACCTTCCGCTCGTTCGTCGTCGCGGGGCTCCCGCTCCTCACCGCCATCCTGGGCGTGGGCATCTCGATGGCCGGCATCTTCGCCGCCACCGCCTTCGCCACGGTCTCATCGACCACTCCCCTGCTCGCCCTCATGCTCGGACTCGCGGTCGGGATCGACTATGCGCTGTTCATCATGGCGAGGCACCAGGATCAGGTCCGCGAAGGCGTGGATCCCGAGGAATCGACGGCCCGTGCGGTGGGAACCGCAGGCTCCGCCGTGGTCTTCGCGGGCGTCACGGTGCTGATCGCGCTGATCGGACTCGGCTTCGCCGGCATCCCCTTCCTCACGACGATGGGCATCGCCGCATCCGCCGCCGTCGCCGTCGCCGTGGCGATCGCCGTGACGCTCACCCCCGCACTGCTCGGCTTCATGAAGGGCCGCGTCGCGGGGCGCCCGCGCACGGCGCCGAAGGCGAAGGAGGGCAAGCCCGCTCCTGCGCCGCGTCGCCGGTTCAGCGAGCGGTGGGTGACCGGGGTGACCACGCGTCCGATCCTCGTGTCGCTGGCCGTGGTGATCGGCCTCGGCATCGTCGCGGTGCCGGCACTGAGCCTGAACCTCGCCCTGCCCAACGCCGGAGTGCTCCCGAAGGATTCCGAAGCCCGGCAGAGCTACGACCTCGTCGGCGAGGAGTTCGGCCCCGGATTCAACGGGCCCCTGATCCTCACCGGCACCATCGTCACCTCCACGGATCCGCTGACCCTGATGGACGACCTCGGCGACGCGGTCGCGAAGATCGACGGGGTCAAGGAGGTCGCCCTCTCGACCCCGAACGAGACCGCCGACACCGGCATCGTGCAGATCATCCCCGAGACGGCCGCCGACGACCCGGCGACCGCGGATCTCGTGCGCGAACTCCGCTCCCATCACGACGAATGGCTCGACGAGTTCGGCATCGATCTCAAGGTCACCGGGTTCACTGCAGTGGGCATCGACATCTCCGACCAGCTCGGCAACGCTCTGCTGCCGTTCGGCATCTTCGTGATCGGTCTCTCGCTGATCCTGCTGACGATCGTGTTCCGCTCGCTCTGGGTGCCGATCACGGCCGCCGCCGGCTACCTGCTCTCGATCGTCGCCGGGTTCGGCGTCGTGGGTGCGGTGTTCGAGTGGGGCTGGTTCGCCGACGCCCTGCACGTGGCGAAGGTCGGCCCCATCATCAGCTTCATGCCGATCATCCTCATGGGCGTGCTGTTCGGACTCGCGATGGACTACCAGGTCTTCCTCGTCTCGCGGATGCGCGAGGACTTCGTGCACGACCCCGAGGGCAGGAGCCCGGATCGGGCGACCCGTCGTGCCGCCGCGCTGCGTGCCGTGCGCACCGGCTTCACGGGCTCGGCCAAGGTCGTCACCGCGGCGGGGCTGATCATGTTTGCCGTGTTCGTGGCCTTCGTCCCCGAGGGCGACTCGTCGCTCAAGCCGATCGCGCTGGGTCTCGCCGCGGGTATCGCGATCGATGCGTTCCTCGTGCGGATGACGCTGATCCCCGCACTCATGGCGATCCTCGGCGAGCGCGCATGGGAGATCCCCGCATGGCTCGAGAGGATCCTCCCGAGCGTCGACATCGAGGGCGAGGCGGTCGAGCGCGAACGGCATCTGGCCGCATGGCCGGGAGACGGGTCGGTCGTAGCCGCCGATGACCTCGTGCTCGCGGATGCCGGCATCGACGGGCTCCACCTCCGGCTCGCTCCCGGCGCCGCCGCCGTGCTCACCGGTTCCTCGACCGGCGCGCTCCGCGCCCTGTCGCTGGCGGTCGCCGGCCGCGTGACTCCCGACGACGGGCGCCTCCGAGTCGCGGGGCACCTGCTCCCCGGGCGGGCCGCCTGGGTGCGCTCGCACGTCGGCGCGGTGATGGCCGCGGACAGCGGAGATCTGTCGGCAGACCTGTCCGAGGCGCTGCGCGGACGTCCCGCTCTCGTGATGATCGACGGCGTCGATCGGCTCTCCCGCCCCGAGCGCGACCAGCTCGCTGCCCGACTCCGCGACGCCCGCAGTTCGACGGCGGTGCTGCTCACCGCACTCGCCCCCGAGATCGCCCTCGACGTGCTCACGGATGCCGGGCGCAGCCCCGCCGACGTGATCGACATCGATGCACCCACCGCACTCTCGCCCGCATCTCGCGGCGCGGACGAATCCTCCGAATCGACCGAGGTGAACGCATGA
- a CDS encoding helix-turn-helix domain-containing protein, which yields MTTPATRSRENTRARLLDAAAQVFAEVGLDGASVEAVCDRAGFTRGAFYSNFESKDELFLMLAGSVAEQRVSAVRARVEEIAEDGGLSEGCDPVELVQQIMDAGGDDRLGVMLMSEIRIRALRDAQFGAAYLVQEREMVSSIAVIITDIVSVSSLELKIPADEAARMLMIIWEGMTVRGAMAGQDSDQLRHSGSEELGRLVQLLLAE from the coding sequence ATGACGACACCCGCCACCCGTAGTCGCGAGAACACGCGAGCCAGGCTTCTGGATGCCGCCGCGCAGGTCTTCGCCGAGGTCGGCCTCGACGGTGCATCCGTCGAAGCGGTCTGCGATCGCGCCGGATTCACGCGCGGCGCGTTCTACTCGAACTTCGAGTCGAAGGACGAGCTGTTCCTGATGCTCGCCGGAAGCGTCGCCGAGCAGCGCGTCAGCGCGGTGCGCGCCCGTGTCGAGGAGATCGCCGAGGACGGCGGCCTCTCCGAAGGGTGCGATCCGGTCGAACTGGTGCAGCAGATCATGGATGCAGGAGGCGACGACCGCCTCGGCGTGATGCTCATGAGCGAGATCCGCATCCGTGCGCTGCGGGACGCGCAGTTCGGTGCCGCCTATCTCGTGCAAGAGCGCGAGATGGTCTCGAGCATCGCCGTCATCATCACCGACATCGTCTCGGTGAGCTCACTCGAGCTGAAGATCCCGGCCGACGAAGCGGCGCGCATGCTCATGATCATCTGGGAGGGCATGACCGTTCGCGGGGCGATGGCCGGCCAGGACTCCGACCAGTTGCGCCACTCGGGCAGCGAGGAGCTCGGAAGGCTCGTGCAGCTGCTGCTCGCCGAATGA
- a CDS encoding o-succinylbenzoate synthase → MLPPLADLLSSARIVALPMHTRFRGVDTREALLFEGSQGWAEFSPFLEYEDAEAATWLAAAIDFAWKPQPEPLRERIGVNATIPAIDASQVAEVLARFAGCRTAKVKVAEPGQTLADDIARVRAVREAMGPEGRIRVDANGLWNVDEAEHAVHALNEFDLEYVEQPCASVPELAELRTRVKYMGIPVAADESIRKSSDPLAVAREKAADLLVIKAQPLGGITHALQIITAAGLPVVVSSALDTAVGLSQGAALAAALPTLDYDCGLGTASLFLDDVADLRPVDGSIPAARVTPDAAALTRLAATDDRRDWWLDRLARCYAVLDAR, encoded by the coding sequence ATGCTCCCACCGCTCGCAGACCTGCTCAGCTCGGCCCGGATCGTCGCGCTGCCGATGCACACCCGATTCCGGGGTGTCGACACCAGAGAGGCCCTGCTCTTCGAAGGGTCGCAGGGGTGGGCGGAGTTCTCGCCGTTCCTCGAGTACGAGGACGCGGAGGCCGCGACCTGGCTCGCGGCCGCGATCGACTTCGCCTGGAAGCCGCAACCCGAGCCACTGCGCGAACGGATCGGGGTCAACGCCACGATCCCTGCGATCGACGCCTCACAGGTGGCGGAGGTACTGGCACGATTCGCTGGCTGCCGCACCGCCAAGGTCAAGGTGGCCGAGCCCGGACAGACGCTCGCCGACGACATCGCACGTGTACGAGCCGTGCGCGAGGCCATGGGTCCCGAGGGACGCATCCGTGTCGACGCCAACGGTCTGTGGAACGTCGACGAGGCCGAGCACGCGGTGCATGCCCTCAACGAGTTCGATCTGGAGTACGTCGAGCAGCCGTGCGCCTCGGTGCCGGAGCTCGCCGAGCTGCGCACCCGCGTGAAGTACATGGGCATCCCTGTCGCCGCCGACGAGAGCATCCGCAAGTCGTCCGATCCGCTCGCGGTCGCTCGCGAGAAGGCGGCCGACCTGCTGGTGATCAAGGCCCAGCCGCTCGGCGGCATCACGCACGCGCTGCAGATCATCACAGCCGCAGGCCTGCCGGTCGTCGTCTCCAGCGCACTCGACACCGCGGTCGGTCTCTCTCAGGGTGCGGCTCTCGCTGCGGCACTCCCGACCCTCGACTACGACTGCGGGCTCGGCACCGCGTCGCTCTTCCTCGACGACGTCGCCGACCTCCGTCCGGTCGACGGCTCGATCCCGGCAGCACGCGTCACCCCGGATGCGGCGGCGCTCACCCGCCTCGCAGCGACAGACGACCGTCGCGACTGGTGGCTCGACCGCCTCGCGCGGTGCTACGCGGTGCTCGACGCGCGCTGA
- a CDS encoding GNAT family N-acetyltransferase: MTIEISRIDPFDPVDVDAWWDAYAAAERADRGADAVVWSLAESRSELQQESAVIDRRAYLLRDGDEVVGSASLALPLKDNTHVAHLAISVPPRHRRRGVGSATLAFLEGEAVASGRTTAHGSTSWPYERGSEGAGSPGREFARAHGYELALGDVQSRLDLPVDPALLDRVETDIAGSIEAYEIRSWVGRIPDDVVERWTILDATLETEAPTGDLDIEPQKPDVDSIRESEELIDRQRRLSFGTIALAPDDDAAAYSQLVVSTDDGNAYQWGTLVRAVDRGHRLGLAVKVANLRMLHREAPHAKAIYTYNAESNAHMLAVNTLLGFRPSERLGELQKRLT, translated from the coding sequence ATGACCATCGAGATCTCGCGCATCGATCCGTTCGATCCCGTCGACGTCGACGCGTGGTGGGATGCATACGCGGCCGCGGAGCGTGCCGACCGCGGCGCGGACGCCGTCGTGTGGTCGCTCGCGGAGAGCCGCAGCGAGCTGCAACAGGAATCCGCCGTCATCGATCGACGGGCGTACCTGCTGCGCGACGGCGACGAGGTGGTCGGCTCCGCGAGTCTGGCTCTGCCCCTCAAGGACAACACGCACGTCGCGCACCTGGCGATCAGTGTGCCTCCGCGCCACCGACGGCGCGGCGTCGGATCGGCGACGCTGGCGTTCCTCGAAGGCGAAGCCGTGGCATCCGGCCGGACCACCGCGCACGGTTCGACGTCCTGGCCCTATGAACGCGGATCGGAGGGAGCCGGTTCCCCGGGGCGCGAGTTCGCCCGCGCGCACGGATACGAGCTCGCACTCGGCGACGTGCAGAGCAGACTCGATCTGCCCGTCGATCCTGCGCTGCTCGATCGAGTCGAGACCGACATCGCCGGCTCGATCGAAGCCTATGAAATCCGCAGCTGGGTCGGCCGGATCCCCGACGACGTCGTGGAACGCTGGACGATCCTCGACGCGACGCTCGAGACCGAGGCACCGACCGGCGACCTCGACATCGAGCCGCAGAAGCCCGATGTCGACAGCATCCGCGAGAGCGAGGAACTGATCGACCGACAGCGTCGCCTCTCGTTCGGAACCATCGCCCTCGCTCCGGATGACGATGCGGCCGCATATTCCCAGCTGGTCGTCTCCACCGATGACGGCAACGCGTACCAGTGGGGAACTCTCGTGCGCGCGGTCGATCGCGGACATCGTCTCGGCCTCGCCGTGAAGGTCGCCAATCTGCGGATGCTGCACCGCGAGGCACCTCACGCGAAAGCGATCTACACCTACAACGCCGAGTCGAACGCGCACATGCTCGCCGTCAACACGCTGCTGGGCTTTCGGCCGAGCGAGCGACTCGGCGAACTGCAGAAGCGCCTGACCTGA
- a CDS encoding 1,4-dihydroxy-2-naphthoyl-CoA synthase produces the protein MTSAFVSDLFDPDEWVLAPGAEDYTDITAHVSADGGVARIAFNRPEVRNAFRPHTVDELYRALDDARQNPRIGAVLLTGNGPSPKDGGWAFCSGGDQRIRGRDGYKYSDDETTVHDPARAGRLHILEVQRLIRFMPKVVIAVVPGWAAGGGHSLHVVCDLTIASAEEARFKQTDADVGSFDAGYGSAYMARQTGQKFAREVFFLAEEYSAQRAYEAGAVNRVVPHAELEREALKMARTVLTKSPTAIRMLKFAFNAVDDGLVGQQVFAGEATRLAYGTDEAVEGRDSFLEKRDPDWTSFPWHY, from the coding sequence GTGACCAGCGCATTCGTCTCAGACCTGTTCGACCCGGACGAATGGGTGCTCGCGCCCGGTGCCGAGGACTACACCGACATCACTGCCCATGTGAGCGCGGATGGCGGAGTCGCGCGCATCGCATTCAACCGCCCGGAGGTGCGCAACGCCTTCCGCCCGCACACGGTCGACGAGCTGTATCGCGCACTCGACGATGCTCGGCAGAACCCGCGCATCGGTGCGGTGCTGCTCACCGGTAACGGCCCGAGTCCGAAGGACGGCGGCTGGGCGTTCTGCTCCGGCGGCGATCAGCGCATCCGGGGCCGTGACGGCTACAAATACTCGGATGACGAGACGACCGTGCACGACCCCGCGCGAGCCGGGCGCCTGCACATCCTCGAGGTGCAGCGGCTCATCCGCTTCATGCCGAAGGTCGTCATCGCAGTGGTCCCCGGTTGGGCCGCCGGCGGAGGGCACTCGCTGCATGTCGTGTGCGACCTCACGATCGCCTCGGCGGAAGAGGCGCGGTTCAAGCAGACCGATGCCGATGTGGGCAGCTTCGACGCCGGATACGGCTCGGCGTACATGGCGCGGCAGACGGGGCAGAAGTTCGCTCGAGAGGTGTTCTTCCTCGCCGAGGAGTACTCGGCGCAGCGCGCCTACGAGGCCGGTGCCGTGAACCGCGTCGTGCCGCATGCGGAACTCGAGCGCGAAGCGTTGAAGATGGCGCGCACCGTGCTCACCAAGTCGCCGACCGCGATCCGGATGCTGAAGTTCGCGTTCAACGCCGTCGATGACGGGCTCGTGGGTCAGCAGGTGTTCGCGGGAGAGGCCACGCGCCTCGCCTATGGCACCGACGAGGCCGTCGAGGGACGGGACTCGTTCCTCGAGAAGCGGGATCCGGACTGGACCTCGTTCCCCTGGCACTACTGA
- a CDS encoding AMP-binding protein, which translates to MVALRSTDAEDPAELRDALARALDGGPALGFGMLGDAPSWVSEGTAVVIATSGSSGIPKRVALSGEALRASADATAARIGAGRWLLALPAGYVAGLQVIVRSLVAGTHPVALSGRFSPASFAESTLSMLRPSSGASGSIPDLYTSLVPAQLSTLLDAADEAPVRAALQAYRAILVGGQALPEPLRDRASDLGVRLVRTYGSTETSGGCVYDGIPLDTVGVRTVDGELRIAGPMLAEGYLGDGELTAKNFSRDEHGIRWYHTGDLGLLDDGVVRVHGRADNVIVSGGLNISLDRVERLVRRVPGLTGAVVVGVEDERWGEASVIVAPRGEVLRRSESEQLAHARDVVAQELGKHARPARLILVDELDVLSSGKPDREAIRRAVAELH; encoded by the coding sequence ATGGTCGCGTTGAGATCGACGGATGCCGAGGATCCGGCCGAGCTCCGTGATGCACTCGCGCGTGCACTCGACGGAGGTCCGGCCCTCGGATTCGGCATGCTCGGAGACGCCCCGAGCTGGGTGTCCGAGGGCACTGCGGTCGTGATCGCGACATCGGGATCGAGCGGCATCCCCAAACGGGTCGCCCTGAGCGGTGAGGCGCTGCGCGCGAGCGCTGATGCCACGGCGGCGCGGATCGGTGCGGGCCGTTGGCTGCTCGCCCTCCCCGCGGGCTACGTCGCGGGGCTCCAGGTCATCGTGCGATCGCTGGTCGCCGGCACGCATCCGGTCGCTCTGAGCGGTCGCTTCTCGCCCGCATCCTTCGCCGAGTCGACGCTGTCGATGCTCCGACCGTCGTCGGGGGCATCCGGGTCGATACCCGACCTCTACACGTCGCTCGTTCCCGCACAGCTCTCCACGCTGCTCGACGCGGCAGATGAGGCGCCCGTCCGGGCCGCGCTGCAGGCGTACCGCGCGATCCTCGTCGGCGGCCAGGCCCTGCCCGAACCGCTGCGCGACCGCGCTTCCGACCTCGGAGTCCGGCTGGTGCGCACCTACGGTTCCACGGAGACGAGTGGAGGTTGCGTGTACGACGGCATCCCGCTCGACACCGTCGGCGTGCGGACGGTCGACGGCGAACTGCGCATCGCCGGTCCGATGCTCGCCGAGGGGTATCTCGGGGACGGTGAGCTGACGGCGAAGAACTTCTCGCGTGACGAGCACGGCATCCGCTGGTACCACACGGGCGATCTCGGACTCCTCGACGACGGCGTGGTGCGGGTGCACGGTCGAGCCGACAACGTGATCGTCTCCGGTGGCCTCAACATCTCCCTCGACCGCGTCGAGCGGCTGGTGCGTCGCGTTCCAGGGCTCACCGGTGCGGTCGTGGTGGGCGTCGAGGACGAGCGATGGGGCGAGGCCTCGGTGATCGTCGCCCCTCGTGGCGAGGTGCTGCGGCGCAGCGAGTCCGAGCAGCTCGCGCATGCCCGGGATGTGGTCGCACAGGAGCTCGGCAAGCACGCCAGGCCCGCGCGGCTGATCCTGGTCGACGAGCTCGACGTGCTCTCTTCGGGTAAACCCGACCGCGAGGCCATCAGGCGCGCCGTCGCCGAGCTGCACTGA
- a CDS encoding methyltransferase domain-containing protein → MATYTHGHHETVLRSHSSRTIANSAEYLRPHLTAGTRLLDVGAGPGSITVDFAGVVGHVTATEIDENALSLSRDLAASRGLTNLDFSVEDVHSLSFADDSFDVVHAHQVLQHVGDPVQALREMRRVTVPGGVVAVRDADYGGFIWFPMLPELDRWLDLYRRAARANGGEPDAGRRLLAWARAAGFEDVTATSSTWTYATPEDRAWWGGMWADRILESALARQLVDGDMATSADLRAISDAWKRWADDGDGWYLVPHGEIVARA, encoded by the coding sequence ATGGCCACCTACACGCACGGACATCACGAGACCGTCCTCCGCTCGCACAGCAGCCGCACCATCGCGAACTCGGCGGAGTACCTGCGCCCGCACCTCACGGCCGGCACGAGACTTCTCGACGTCGGAGCCGGCCCCGGCAGCATCACGGTCGACTTCGCCGGCGTGGTCGGCCACGTCACGGCGACCGAGATCGATGAGAACGCGCTGTCGCTTTCACGCGACCTCGCGGCGAGCAGAGGGCTCACGAACCTCGACTTCTCCGTCGAGGACGTGCACTCGCTGAGCTTCGCCGACGACAGCTTCGACGTCGTCCACGCGCACCAGGTGCTGCAGCACGTCGGGGATCCGGTGCAGGCGCTCCGTGAGATGCGTCGGGTCACGGTGCCCGGCGGAGTGGTCGCCGTGCGCGACGCCGACTACGGGGGGTTCATCTGGTTCCCGATGCTCCCCGAGCTCGACCGCTGGCTCGACCTGTACCGACGGGCCGCTCGGGCGAACGGCGGCGAACCCGACGCGGGCCGCCGCCTGCTCGCCTGGGCGCGGGCAGCCGGGTTCGAGGACGTGACTGCGACCTCCTCCACCTGGACCTATGCGACGCCGGAGGATCGCGCCTGGTGGGGCGGCATGTGGGCCGACCGCATCCTCGAGTCCGCGCTCGCCAGGCAGCTGGTCGACGGCGATATGGCGACCTCCGCGGACCTGCGGGCGATCAGCGACGCCTGGAAGCGCTGGGCCGACGACGGCGACGGCTGGTATCTCGTGCCGCACGGAGAGATCGTCGCGCGCGCCTGA